The genomic region TTCGGCGACTCCGCGAGGGTGTCGACCGCCAGCCGCACCGCCAGCGTCACGTCGTCGGCGGTGACCGGCAGCCGGGTCCCGGTCAGTGCCGCGCGCTCGGCCGCGCCGCACTCCACGCAGAACTCGTTGCCCTCCGGATCCGCCAGGGTCGCCCAGCCCCGCCCGTTCGGCTTGCGGTGGTCGGCGACCAGCGTGGCGCCGAGAGCGAGCAGCCGCTCGACCTCCTCGTCGCGGGTGCGTTCCTCGGGCCGGATGTCCAGATGGACCCGGTTCTTGGCGCGTTTGGGTTCGGGCACGGTGACGAAGAGCAGCGCCGCGCCCGGCGCCTCCACGAGCGCCTCGGGATCGCCGGGCGCGTCGTCGTCGGAGAGCGGCGAGCCGAGCACCTCGGCCCAGAAGAGGGCCAGTTGGTAGGCGTCGGCGCAGTCGATGGTGATGTGCTGTACGAGCGAAGTCATGGCCGTCACTGTGGCCGCTGCCCCCCACCGGGGTCCAGCGAGTTGAACGGCGGGCGGCGCTCCAGGCCGTTGGGAAGTCACGGACGGAAAGCGGATCGACAAGGGCGTTTCGGACGTCCGTGACTTCACTCTGACGGGTCCCTGAACAGCCCGCGGAAGCAGAGGTGTTGGACGCCTGATCGAACGGCACACAGTGGCCTTGCGGTCGTCTACAGTGTGCCGATGATCTCGACCATCAGTCCCATGGAACTGCTCGTCCTGGTGCCGCTCGGGCTTCTGCTCCTCTGCGTGCCGTCGTTCATCGCCTACCGCAGGGGAGTGGAGCGCCTGGGCCTGGTCGTCGGGGTCAGCCTGATCGGCGCCGTCACGGGCCTGTTCTGGGTCGTGGCCCTGATCATGGCGACCTCGATGCGCACCCGGGACTCCGCCCCGACGCTCCGGCCGAGCAGCTAGTCCTTGCTTTCGCCCATGTCCAGCACCTCTGTCGACGCCGGCGGCCGGATGTCCAGCGGCTCGTCGAAATCGCTGAACGACGTGGTGGTGAGCTGCTTTCCGCCCTCGCCGCCCTTGTACACGGC from Streptomyces sp. QL37 harbors:
- a CDS encoding superinfection immunity protein, producing the protein MISTISPMELLVLVPLGLLLLCVPSFIAYRRGVERLGLVVGVSLIGAVTGLFWVVALIMATSMRTRDSAPTLRPSS